AACTTCACATTTTCCGGGCGTAGATGTTCACGAACTTTACGATATTGCTGCTGACTGCATGCTAAAACAAAATATTTATTTGCAGCCCATACTGATTGCGCAGCTTTTAAAATGAGTCGTTGATTGCATATTATTTTTGTTTCCTTCTCCATAATAATCACCCATTTCATTTGAAAGTGTTAAGACTGCTATATGAATGATTGATTCACTGTCATATAGCGATAACCACAAACCCTCCCAAAATAATCCCCCTAATTATGGTACTCACGATTATTCACTAAAAAAACCGCAAAAAGTCATATGCTTTCCGCGGTTGGTTGTTCGAGTATGATATTTCTTCGCTTCATTTGAATAAAAAATAAAGCGGTTAATCCTAAACTGATGAATCCAAAAATGACAACCATCGATTGTAGTCCGATAATATCTAAAAAAGCGCCTGCTGTTAGTAGGACAACTTGAAACATAACGCGTTCTAACATATTACGGAATGAAAAAAACCTGCCGTGGTATGCTTTTGGCATCTGTTTTTGAAAGATGACCATCGCCGTTGGGAAAAAGCAGCCTAAAGCAAACCCCAATACTGCAAAAGCAGCTAACGTAATCATTTGGCTCTCAACAAAATATAACATAAATTCAGCAACCGCCACAAACGAAGCAAACGCAAACAATATAACCGTTGTTCTCCATTTTTTGGCGATATATTTTACCGCAAAAGCGCCGAGCATAAATGCAATGCCTTCAAACGTATAAATTAATCCCTTCATGGCCGCCGAATCTTGTATCTCACTAATATTAATCACAATCAAGTTAAAGGAACCGATAAAGAGTAAAGGAATTAACGTCATAACAAGTGTCATCAGTACTGCCGGATACGCTTTTAACACAGGAAACACTTCCATAAAACCACCAGATTTTGCTGGCCTTTTCACTTTTGCCTCCCTGTCTTTTACGCCCTCTCCTTCGTCAATTTGCAACATGAAGGTGAATAGGAGCAGTGCGCCATAAGCGATAATCGAAGCCCAATAAAGCGTCACGAGCGACCAATAGACGAGCATCACGCCTGCTAAAGCGGTCCCAAGCACTCTAGAAACAGTCGCAACGTTCATATGCAGCCCATTCATTGTCAATAAATCGTCCTCTTTCACAACAAGTGGAATTGTAGCTTGTAATGCCGGGAAATAAAAAGTTGCCGCTAACTGAATGCTAATCATGAAAACAACCATCCACCAAATCGATCCGGTACCGAGTGCAATTAACATGAACACAACACTCACCATTCTCCCAAAACCCGAAATTAGGAGCACTGTTTTT
This window of the Sporosarcina ureilytica genome carries:
- a CDS encoding MFS transporter codes for the protein MWKNRNIWIILVGEMVAGLGLWTGIIGNLEFMQEKVPSDFVKALIMSVGLLAGLVAGPLAGKVIDQSRKKTVLLISGFGRMVSVVFMLIALGTGSIWWMVVFMISIQLAATFYFPALQATIPLVVKEDDLLTMNGLHMNVATVSRVLGTALAGVMLVYWSLVTLYWASIIAYGALLLFTFMLQIDEGEGVKDREAKVKRPAKSGGFMEVFPVLKAYPAVLMTLVMTLIPLLFIGSFNLIVINISEIQDSAAMKGLIYTFEGIAFMLGAFAVKYIAKKWRTTVILFAFASFVAVAEFMLYFVESQMITLAAFAVLGFALGCFFPTAMVIFQKQMPKAYHGRFFSFRNMLERVMFQVVLLTAGAFLDIIGLQSMVVIFGFISLGLTALFFIQMKRRNIILEQPTAESI